In the genome of Bordetella avium, the window CGGCATCGGCACTGGCGCAAGGCGGCACGCTGACTGTGCTGGCCCTGGCTGGCGCAGGCAGTCCCGGCATCGCGCCGCTCGCCCTGCCCGGGCCCGCCCACTGGTGGCAGTGCCAGCATCCGGCGCTACAGCGTCTGGATGCGGCCCATTTGCTGCCATGCATCCAGGAAGCCCTGGAACACCTTGGCGCAGCGGCCCGGTCGCTTATCCTGCTGCCCCCTGGCCCGCTCTCCGAAGAGTGCGCGGCCCTGCTGGCCGCAAGCCTGCAGGGCGACCATCTGGGGCGCTGCGTGCAGATAAAGATCGCGGCGGATGGCGTCAGCGCCGAGCGCCAGGCTTTCGGCGGGCGCGTGGCCCTGCGACTCGATAGCCGCAGCGATATCTGCACCGCCACCTGGCGTCCGGCACCCGCTGCCGGCGCGGAGGCGGGAATCGCCCCGCAGGTGCATGCAATGCCTCTTCAGGCCGAGTTGCCTGCGCCGGTGCAGGCCGCTGTGTTGGAGCCGGATGACCGGCTGCCGCCGCTGGAGAACGCAAGGCTGGTTGTTAGCGGTGGCCGCGGCATGCAGGGTGAGGCCGGATTTTCCCTGCTGGCCGATATCGCCCAGCAGCTCGGCGCCTCCTTGGGCGGCAGTCTGCCTACCGTGGATGCTGGCTGGGTGCCCGTGGCACGCCAGATCGGCCAGTCCGGCAAGTTCGTCAACCCCAAGATCTATTTCACGGTCGGTATCTCCGGCACCCCCCAGCATATGGCCGGTGTATCGCAAGACAGCCGCATCATTGCCGTGAACAAGGACCCTGAAGCTCCCATCTTTCAGCGCGCGCAATACGGTGTGGTGGCGGAATGGCAAAACCTGCTGCCCGCCCTGCTGGAGGCCTTGCGGACCGCCGCCTGATGCATGGACAAGCACAATGCCCCGCGGCGCTTTGGCGCTGCGGGGACCCGCTTGTGGCCAGGCGGCGCTCGCGTGAGAAATTATTTAGCGACCTCGATGCCTGACATCATGTCTTTCCAGCGCTGCACGTCGCTGCGGATATAGCTGGCGAACGTTGCCGGATCTTCCGCCAGCAGGTCAGCGCCCTGTTCTTCGAACTGCTTACGCATTTCGGGGCTGGCTGCGGCTTTCTGCACGGCGGCGTACAGCTTGTCGATGACGGGTTGAGGTGTTTTGGCCGGGGCCAGCAGGCCATTCATGGTGCCCATTTCCAGCCCCTGCATTCCGTACTCTTTGAAGGTAGGCAGTTGCGGCAGCGAAGGCAGACGGCGGTCATGCGCCACGGCCAGTGCGCCGATCTTGTCTGTCTTGAGCAAGGCCTGTGCCGACGAGAAGGTGGTGAAGGTGAGCTGCACGCGGCCTGCGGCCACATCGTTGAGGGCAGGGCCTGCGCCGTTGTAAGGCACGTGCGCCATCTCCAGCTTGCCCACGGATTTGAAGCGCTCTCCGGCCATGTGCGGCGCACCGCCCACGCCACTGGAGGAGAAGTTGTACTTGTCCGGCTGGCTGCGGATGTCACGGACCAGGTCGGGCACGGTGTTGGCCTGCACGGTGGACGATTTGATGAGCACCAGGGGCAGGAAGGCAACGCGCGAAATGGGTGCGAAGTCGCGCACCACGTCATAGTTCACCGGCATTTGCGCGGGATTCGCGGTGAGATTGGTGGACGTGTACAACAGCGTATAGCCGTCTGCCGGCGCATGCGCCACGGCATCGGCCCCGATGTTGCCGCTCGCGCCCGGACGATTCTCGACCAGCACGGTCTGCCCCAGCTCCTTGGTCAGCGCATTGGCCAGTGTGCGCGCCATGATGTCGGTACTACCTGCTGCAGCGAAAGGCACGATCAGTTTGATGGGCTTGCCGGGGTAATCGGTCTGTGCGATGGCGGCGCCGGTGCTCATCGCAATGACGCAGGCCAGGATGCCTAGCCGGACGGGGGGGTGTTTCATGCTCGGTCTCCTTGTGAGCTTTTTTCACTCGGGCTGGCGTCGCTGGCCCTGAGGCTGCGCCAGCGCCGGATTCATCAGCAGCGCGACATCCGGCAATGCGTCGGCGCTGAGCAGCGCCTGCCAAGCGGCAGGTGCGCAGTCTTCTAGGCCGGCCTGCGCCAGGCAGTGGATGAATTTGGTTTGAACGCCACGCTCGTCCAGATCGAAATCCATAGGCGCTGTGACCCGCAGCGCCTTCCCGGAGGTGGTGATGGCCTGCAGTTGCGCTGGCGGATGACCGGGGCCGTCCGGCAGGGTCTCGACAATGCTGATTCAGTCCGTCAATGCCAAAACCTCGGGGTCGGACAGGGCTTCCTGCCGCAGGCCCGGAAGATCCACCTGCCCATGCACCAGCGCGTATGCGGTCATATAGGGCACGCTGTACTTGGCGTCTTGCAGTGTTTCCGGTCTGCGGCGCTGAGCGAGCGGGTGACAGAGTTTGGCGGCCGAACCATTAACCGCCACTTCCAGATGTTCGATCCCTTCACCGCCTAGCTGTTGGCGCAGCGCCAGGCCCGCCGCCACATAGGGGTGCGAGAGCCGGCAACTGGGCCAGGGCTTGATGCAGGTCGCGGCAAATTCCCAGTGCTCGGTATCCAGCAGTTGGGCCTGTTGTGCTTCGCTGGGATCGCCTTGCAGATAGAGGCGAAACAGATTGGCTGCGCCGTCCAGCGCCGAAGCCGGGCCGGTCAGGCCTGCCTGACTGAGCTGCGCCGCTATCATGCCGCCCATGGCCGAGAAAGCCGGATAAATACTGCGGCCGGTACAGCCCACGCCAAATCCCGCTTCCTTGCCTCCGGCCGCCTGCATATAGGCAAACCCGAAGCCGGCCACCAGCTGGTCTTCGGACTGCTCCATCACGACGCCTGCAGTAAAGGCCGCCCCGAAGTAACCGAACAGTTGCGTGAGAAACCAGTCAGATCCCGGTCCCTTGCCCTGCGGACGCAGCATGGCCCCCAGCCGGCACATCAGTTCGTTGCCCAGCGTCACCGCGTCGAGCACGCGGGACATCGGAGCCTGCGTCAATTGCGCCGCAGCCAGCGCTGCGGGCAATGTCACCGCCGTCGGATGCAGTCGGGAGATATCGTGAATATCATCGAAGTCCAGGGCGTGGATCAGTGCTGCGTTGGCAAAGGCTGCCAGGCTGGGAGGCAGCCGGCGATCGCTGCCGAACACTTGGCAGGCTCCCCCCTCTACGCCCAGACACATGGCATCCATGAGTTGCTGCGACAACGGCGGGCTGGCGGTGGCTGCCCAGCCAATGGCCACGGCATCGGCCACATGCAGCCGCAGCTTAGCGCGCAATGAAGCGGAAATGTCACTACGTTCTCGGCGCCGCAGCAGCAGCCGTATCAGTTGCCGGCTCAGGCCTGCAGCAGAAGAGGTATCGTTCATCGCAGCATTCACCAGAACAGCGGGCTGCCGTCAGGCAGCCCGTGCTTGAAAAGGACCGGCGTCAGTCGAGCTTGATGCCCGCTGTCTTGATGACGCTGCTCCAACGGGCGGACTCCTCGCTGATGCGGCGCTGTACGGCATCGGGCTCCATCGCCAGCGGCTCCACACCCAGACCGATCAGTGTGTCTTGCAGCTCCTTGTTGGCCAGCGCGGCTTTGACCGACTGGTTGACCTTCTCCACGATGACCGGATTCACACCAGCAGGCCCCATGACGGCCAACCAGGTCCCTCCCTCCACGGGGAAGCCTTGCTCAGCCAGCGTGGGCAGATTTGGCGCGGCCGGCATACGCTTGGCCGAGGCCAGCGCCAGCATCTTCAGGCGGCCTCCGCGTTCTTGAGGCATGGCCACTGACAGCGGCACCATCAACACATCCACCTGGCCCGAGGCAATGGCCGTAATAGCGGGTGCCGCCCCTTGAAACGGGATGTGGAGGAAATCCACCTTGGCGGCCTGCTTGAACATCTCAAAGGCGATCTGCGAAGAGCTGCCAACGCCCCAGGAGGCATAGGTCATCTTGCCTGGCGCTTTTTTGGCCAGTTCGACCAGCGAAGCCACATCTTTTACGGGTAGATCGGGGCGCACCACCATGGCGTAGGGGAACTCGCCCACCCATGCGATGGGCGTGAAGTCTTTTTGCGCGTTGTAGTTCACGCGCTTGTAGACATGTGGATTGATCGCATGGGTTTCCACCGAAGCAATGCCCAGCGTGTAGCCATTGGGCTGGGCGCGCGAAACCTGTTCTGTGCCCAGCAGGCCATTGGCGCCCGGGCGGTTGTCAACCACCATCTGCTGCTTGAGCTGATTGCCCATGACAGCGGCCACATGGCGAGATACCGCATCGGTGCCGCCACCGACGGGCCAGGGCACGATGAGTTTGATGGCTTGACTAGGGTAGTTAGCCGGCGCTTCCGGGGTCTGGGCATGGACTGAGCCGCTGACGGCCACCAGGGCGGAAAAAACCAGTGTGCAAATTTTTTTCATGGCGCATGACTCCTCGGGGGCGCTCTGTTGTCTCCTGCCGCAGGAGCGATGAGATCGCCCCCCACAGACACGTGCAATCAATGCACGCGTGGTTCGGAATGATGCGGAGTAAGGCGGCGCGCCAACAGTCGCACGCTGCGAATTCGCTTTTCGTTTAAACCGAAAACTCAGGGTGGCATTCCCGTGCATCGATCCAATTAAAAACAGTGTTCGCTTGTAAACCCTTTTCACCATGCGGCCGCTTCGGAATGATTGCGCAAAGCCGGAAAAGCACGGCGCAGATTTCAGGAGCAAAGCATGCAAAACAATTTCGATGTGGTGGTGGCCGGGTGTGGCGTGGCCGGACTGTCGGCAGCAGTCTCGGCCGCCGAGAGCGGCGCAAAAGTGGTGGTGCTGGAGCGCGCGCCGGAGTCGGATCGTGGCGGTCAGAGCCGCTACACCGAGGCTTATCTGCGCATGAAGAGCCTGACAGAGGTCAGCGATGACTTTGAAACCCATTTGGCGGAAAACGGCTCCGGCAGCATCGACCCCGAGCTGGTCGAGCAGGCCGCCACCGACTCCCAGGGGACGACGCTGACGCGCAGCTTGAGCCTTGCAGACCCCAACCTGATCGAACGTTTTGCTAATGCCGCACCGGGCACCATCGCCTGGCTGCAAGGTCTGGGCGCGCGCTTTGACTTCCTGCCCACGCAGTTTTTGACCGCATCCCAGCCGCGTCTGCTGCCCGTCGGTGGCGGCCAGGCGCTGGTCGATGTGCTGGCAGCCCGCGCCGAAGCCTTGGGTGTGACTTTTATGTATGAAACCACGGCACAGTTGCTGCTACAGAATGACGAAGGCGAAGTCATCGGCCTGCGCGCCAATGTGCGTGGCAAGCAGATCAAACTGCATGGCAAGGTCGTGCTGGCCTGCGGCGGCTTCGAAGGCAACACCGAGATGATGACGCGCTACGTGGGCCCTCGTTCGGTTTACCTACGCCCCGTGTGCAAAGGCGCCTATTACAACCGTGGCGAAGGCATCCGCATGGGCATCGATATCGGCGCGGCAGCCTGCGGTGACTTTGGCAGCTACCACGCAGAGCCTGTGGACCCACGCTCGGGCATCGCCGAGCCGTCGATCTTCATCTTCCCCTACGGCATTCTGGTCAACCAGGACGGCGAACGTTTCACCGATGAAGCGCCCACCACCGTGGACGCCTGCTATGAGCCGGTGACACGCCGCATCTTTGAACAGCGCGACGGCACGGCATGGACGATTCTGGATGCCCGCCATACCCGCATCCCCAACTATCGCCTGGGCATCCGCACCGACCGGCCGCCCGTCTCGGCCAGCACCATCGGCGAACTGGCGCTCAAGATCGGCGTGCCGGCAGACCGACTGGAAAAGACCGTACAGGCCTATAACGCAGCCTGCAGCGGTGCGGACTGGACGCCGCTCAAGGTGGATGGTGTGGCGACCCAGGGTCTCTACCCGCCCAAGTCCAACTGGGCCTGCCCCCTGACGGAAGCTCCCTTTCACGCCTACCCCATCATTTCGGCCAATGTGTTCACCTTTGGCGGCCTGAAGATCAACACCGACGCCAACGTGCTCAATAGCGACGGTGACGCCATCCCCGGCCTGTTTGCAGCAGGCGAAACCGTGGGCATCTACTACGGCAACTACACCGGTGCGACCTCTGTGCTGAAGGGCTTGGTGTTTGGCCGCATTGCCGGCGCCAAGGCTGCCCGTGAGACTGCCGCGGCTTGAATGGCTGTGGAAGGCATGGCTTCGCCTGCGGTTCGGGCAAGGTCATGTTTCTGACGCCACACCTTCAGATCAAGGAGATGACATGACGACAGATTTCAAAGGCCGTATCGCCTTTGTCACAGGCGCGGCCGGGGCCATTGGCAGCGCGCTGGTCACCGAGTTGCGCCGCCTGGGCGCCCACGTCGTGGCCGCCGACGGCGCCAGCGGACGGCCCTGGACACAAGCCGATTTGCGCACCGAACACCTGGTTCGCCTCAATGTGACCGACAGATCCTCGATTCGCGGCCTGGTCTCGCGCACCGAGGC includes:
- a CDS encoding MmgE/PrpD family protein; amino-acid sequence: MNDTSSAAGLSRQLIRLLLRRRERSDISASLRAKLRLHVADAVAIGWAATASPPLSQQLMDAMCLGVEGGACQVFGSDRRLPPSLAAFANAALIHALDFDDIHDISRLHPTAVTLPAALAAAQLTQAPMSRVLDAVTLGNELMCRLGAMLRPQGKGPGSDWFLTQLFGYFGAAFTAGVVMEQSEDQLVAGFGFAYMQAAGGKEAGFGVGCTGRSIYPAFSAMGGMIAAQLSQAGLTGPASALDGAANLFRLYLQGDPSEAQQAQLLDTEHWEFAATCIKPWPSCRLSHPYVAAGLALRQQLGGEGIEHLEVAVNGSAAKLCHPLAQRRRPETLQDAKYSVPYMTAYALVHGQVDLPGLRQEALSDPEVLALTD
- a CDS encoding tripartite tricarboxylate transporter substrate binding protein, with translation MKHPPVRLGILACVIAMSTGAAIAQTDYPGKPIKLIVPFAAAGSTDIMARTLANALTKELGQTVLVENRPGASGNIGADAVAHAPADGYTLLYTSTNLTANPAQMPVNYDVVRDFAPISRVAFLPLVLIKSSTVQANTVPDLVRDIRSQPDKYNFSSSGVGGAPHMAGERFKSVGKLEMAHVPYNGAGPALNDVAAGRVQLTFTTFSSAQALLKTDKIGALAVAHDRRLPSLPQLPTFKEYGMQGLEMGTMNGLLAPAKTPQPVIDKLYAAVQKAAASPEMRKQFEEQGADLLAEDPATFASYIRSDVQRWKDMMSGIEVAK
- a CDS encoding Bug family tripartite tricarboxylate transporter substrate binding protein translates to MKKICTLVFSALVAVSGSVHAQTPEAPANYPSQAIKLIVPWPVGGGTDAVSRHVAAVMGNQLKQQMVVDNRPGANGLLGTEQVSRAQPNGYTLGIASVETHAINPHVYKRVNYNAQKDFTPIAWVGEFPYAMVVRPDLPVKDVASLVELAKKAPGKMTYASWGVGSSSQIAFEMFKQAAKVDFLHIPFQGAAPAITAIASGQVDVLMVPLSVAMPQERGGRLKMLALASAKRMPAAPNLPTLAEQGFPVEGGTWLAVMGPAGVNPVIVEKVNQSVKAALANKELQDTLIGLGVEPLAMEPDAVQRRISEESARWSSVIKTAGIKLD
- a CDS encoding FAD-dependent oxidoreductase — protein: MQNNFDVVVAGCGVAGLSAAVSAAESGAKVVVLERAPESDRGGQSRYTEAYLRMKSLTEVSDDFETHLAENGSGSIDPELVEQAATDSQGTTLTRSLSLADPNLIERFANAAPGTIAWLQGLGARFDFLPTQFLTASQPRLLPVGGGQALVDVLAARAEALGVTFMYETTAQLLLQNDEGEVIGLRANVRGKQIKLHGKVVLACGGFEGNTEMMTRYVGPRSVYLRPVCKGAYYNRGEGIRMGIDIGAAACGDFGSYHAEPVDPRSGIAEPSIFIFPYGILVNQDGERFTDEAPTTVDACYEPVTRRIFEQRDGTAWTILDARHTRIPNYRLGIRTDRPPVSASTIGELALKIGVPADRLEKTVQAYNAACSGADWTPLKVDGVATQGLYPPKSNWACPLTEAPFHAYPIISANVFTFGGLKINTDANVLNSDGDAIPGLFAAGETVGIYYGNYTGATSVLKGLVFGRIAGAKAARETAAA
- a CDS encoding electron transfer flavoprotein subunit alpha/FixB family protein codes for the protein MTPPRQIVLVLPPADCCDAPYALLQAASALAQGGTLTVLALAGAGSPGIAPLALPGPAHWWQCQHPALQRLDAAHLLPCIQEALEHLGAAARSLILLPPGPLSEECAALLAASLQGDHLGRCVQIKIAADGVSAERQAFGGRVALRLDSRSDICTATWRPAPAAGAEAGIAPQVHAMPLQAELPAPVQAAVLEPDDRLPPLENARLVVSGGRGMQGEAGFSLLADIAQQLGASLGGSLPTVDAGWVPVARQIGQSGKFVNPKIYFTVGISGTPQHMAGVSQDSRIIAVNKDPEAPIFQRAQYGVVAEWQNLLPALLEALRTAA